One segment of Rhinatrema bivittatum chromosome 14, aRhiBiv1.1, whole genome shotgun sequence DNA contains the following:
- the LOC115075874 gene encoding LOW QUALITY PROTEIN: FK506-binding protein-like (The sequence of the model RefSeq protein was modified relative to this genomic sequence to represent the inferred CDS: inserted 1 base in 1 codon) — translation MSKHEAGDRADSQCEMSDLCPDDPSPWVSPDGTFMKTVLVQGTGVEKPKEGSLCHVHLDLEAGGAPAGEGAFRCATGEWAELTLGEGDVPWDAVLDQCLETMLDGEMCRVRACPTRYSPGCAFTLGLAGFTPGRDSWEMTFEEKWSLTRXRGTQSFRQGNAWGAARRYGRALRLLVSVVTAVPSEVGEEYGRTKMALHANLAACQLLLGQHENAAHNCDKALEREPCAVKALYRRAVAHATLNELEKAGVDLQEVLRLEPGNTAARRELRRLAEKARERDKEMAKKMRKLFV, via the exons ATGTCCAAACACGAGGCCGGAGACCGAGCTGACAGCCAGTGTGAAATGAGTGACCTTTGCCCTGATGACCCAAGCCCTTGGGTCAGCCCAGATGGCACTTTCATGAAGACGGTCCTGGTGCAGGGCACCGGCGTAGAGAAACCCAAGGAAGGCTCGCTGTGCCATGTGCACCTTGACCTGGAAGCCGGCGGGGCACCTGCAGGGGAAGGGGCATTCCGCTGCGCAACCGGCGAGTGGGCAGAGCTGACTCTGGGGGAGGGTGACGTGCCCTGGGACGCTGTGCTGGACCAGTGCCTGGAGACCATGCTGGACGGGGAGATGTGCCGAGTCCGGGCCTGCCCAACGCGATACAGTCCCGGCTGTGCTTTCACCCTCGGCCTGGCGGGCTTCACCCCTGGCAGGGATTCGTGGGAAATGACGTTTGAGGAGAAGTGGAGCCTGACAA AGCGGGGAACCCAGAGCTTCCGGCAGGGCAACGCGTGGGGCGCTGCGCGACGCTACGGCCGGGCGCTGCGGCTCCTGGTCTCCGTGGTGACCGCCGTCCCAtcggaggtgggggaggagtacGGCCGAACCAAGATGGCGCTGCACGCCAACCTGGCCGCCTGCCAGCTACTCCTGGGCCAGCACGAGAACGCCGCCCACAACTGTGACAAGGCGCTGGAGAGGGAGCCGTGCGCCGTCAAGGCGCTGTACCGCCGCGCGGTGGCCCACGCCACCCTGAACGAGCTGGAGAAGGCGGGCGtggacctgcaggaggtgctgcGGCTGGAGCCAGGGAACACCGCGGCAAGGCGGGAGCTGAGGCGACTGGCGGAGAAGGCGCGGGAGCGCGATAAGGAGATGGCGAAGAAGATGCGAAAACTTTTTGTGTGA